Proteins encoded by one window of Sulfurospirillum barnesii SES-3:
- a CDS encoding BrnT family toxin, with translation MFEYDEAKSQANKEKHGIDFEEAQALWDNEYLVFKQVEINNEERFLLVGHIGELCYVAVFTMREDNIRIISVRRCRKNEKEIV, from the coding sequence ATGTTTGAATACGATGAAGCAAAGAGTCAAGCCAACAAAGAAAAACATGGAATTGACTTTGAAGAAGCTCAAGCTCTTTGGGATAATGAATACTTGGTTTTTAAACAAGTTGAAATAAACAATGAAGAGCGTTTTTTACTGGTAGGTCATATTGGTGAACTTTGTTATGTGGCTGTCTTTACTATGCGTGAAGACAATATTCGCATTATCAGCGTGAGACGATGTCGAAAAAATGAAAAGGAGATAGTATGA
- the brnA gene encoding type II toxin-antitoxin system BrnA family antitoxin, whose product MKKISAEEFDRKFDNGEDILPYIDLSSKMTKSEFEKKLLSIKKVNVDLPSWAIASLDKEAKRMGVTRQSIIKMWLIQKLDDLNLSRKSLKQVG is encoded by the coding sequence ATGAAAAAAATATCAGCAGAAGAATTTGATAGAAAATTTGATAATGGTGAAGATATACTCCCTTATATTGATTTATCTTCTAAAATGACTAAAAGTGAATTTGAAAAAAAGTTATTGTCAATCAAAAAAGTAAATGTAGATTTGCCATCATGGGCGATTGCTTCTTTAGACAAAGAGGCTAAACGTATGGGTGTCACACGTCAGTCTATCATTAAAATGTGGCTCATTCAAAAGCTTGATGATTTAAACCTTAGTCGTAAATCTTTAAAACAAGTGGGATAA
- a CDS encoding type II secretion system protein GspD, translating to MKKLLFLFMLCIQAFSIELAPTNFGLRDLTIQISQECNKNILVSQDIKNMSVDYFLIEDVSPEVLFETYKRVIESKGLFLNDYGSFYVVDEKAHVVPKEQDNSNIELTIKVIEINNEKLNQKGLDPTFLSNLNINVSSVDLKNFTVDKLFSAQFKDVLNALETQDYIKIVSEPYVIVSNNGKTTMNVGDSVSVKTSSYDSSTSTSVRNTYTQKDLGLTVSINPRILDNGLIALNVVLTQETLKKLDSDGLIQTSKKSINSAFNLKDGGSISLGGLTSAQDIKDINKIPVLGDIPLLEYLFKYESLNTKRSTLTFFIQVRVLK from the coding sequence ATGAAAAAGCTACTTTTTCTTTTCATGCTCTGCATTCAAGCATTTAGCATTGAACTTGCACCTACGAATTTTGGACTTCGTGACTTAACAATTCAAATCTCTCAAGAGTGCAATAAAAACATTTTAGTCTCTCAAGATATAAAAAACATGAGTGTGGATTATTTCTTGATTGAGGATGTAAGTCCTGAGGTTCTTTTTGAAACGTATAAGCGTGTGATTGAGTCAAAAGGGCTTTTTTTAAATGACTACGGCTCTTTTTATGTTGTCGATGAAAAAGCGCATGTTGTTCCAAAAGAGCAAGATAATTCTAATATAGAACTTACCATAAAAGTGATAGAAATCAATAACGAAAAATTGAATCAAAAGGGCTTAGACCCTACGTTTTTATCAAATTTAAATATCAATGTCTCCTCTGTTGATTTGAAAAACTTTACCGTTGATAAACTTTTTAGCGCACAATTTAAAGACGTTTTAAATGCTCTTGAAACACAAGACTACATTAAAATAGTATCTGAACCTTACGTGATAGTTTCCAATAATGGTAAAACAACCATGAATGTGGGCGATAGTGTCAGCGTTAAAACGTCCTCGTATGATTCTAGTACATCCACATCCGTGCGAAACACCTACACGCAAAAAGATTTAGGCTTAACCGTTTCCATCAATCCACGCATTTTAGATAATGGGCTGATTGCTCTAAATGTTGTTTTGACACAAGAAACACTTAAAAAATTAGACAGTGACGGTCTTATTCAAACCTCTAAAAAATCTATTAACAGTGCGTTTAATTTAAAAGATGGCGGTTCTATAAGTCTAGGCGGTTTGACTTCTGCGCAAGATATAAAAGACATCAATAAAATCCCTGTACTCGGTGACATTCCCTTGCTTGAATACCTTTTTAAATACGAGAGCTTGAACACAAAAAGAAGTACATTGACGTTTTTTATACAGGTGAGGGTGCTTAAATGA
- a CDS encoding zonular occludens toxin domain-containing protein produces the protein MIRVLIGGQGSGKSLTSIHFLFELVDSTIYGIDNNGKEFSKTVSVPRHTLYKRLISNVGGFKPALFKELSGNADIEIIHEDRYWHKDDLLVIFDKQMKEREKPESERTPTLFIYDECQFGLSTFSTAQANLEACEFISNFFSLQRHFGPCDCLLMTQSVDKIHSKYLGIDFELYIAPEYSLKADPANDIVFDLYDSEGKNIITGGRDKIKYKKQKTIKDKSGQEFNPFMLYVSGDGGRTPEVKKSYWKKYVYITFGLIAFALLGFVYTFYTLFQDINKPSSTSVQPTNEQNRTVEYDYSAPPLNAVKGARGNLQSYDENSTYNQYVKEPYQNIESQNLYRVFVMDNVYFIGTQILSLDEFKKMIDKQVFFVVSTQPVSKRSFYVNLLIHQSVINSFGLSRDFDTSDGKNRAKGTVTKTQN, from the coding sequence ATGATTAGGGTGCTTATAGGTGGTCAAGGTAGCGGTAAAAGTCTTACTTCTATCCATTTTTTGTTTGAACTTGTCGATTCAACGATTTACGGTATTGATAATAATGGTAAAGAGTTCTCAAAAACGGTTTCTGTTCCACGCCATACGCTTTATAAAAGGCTTATTTCTAACGTAGGTGGTTTTAAACCTGCACTTTTTAAAGAGCTAAGCGGTAATGCGGATATAGAAATCATCCACGAGGACCGCTATTGGCATAAAGATGATTTACTTGTTATTTTTGACAAACAGATGAAAGAGCGTGAGAAGCCTGAGAGTGAACGCACCCCAACTCTTTTTATTTATGATGAGTGTCAATTTGGACTTTCTACCTTTTCAACCGCTCAAGCAAATTTAGAGGCGTGTGAGTTTATTTCAAACTTTTTTTCTCTCCAGCGACACTTCGGTCCGTGTGATTGTCTTTTAATGACTCAAAGCGTTGATAAAATTCATTCTAAATATTTAGGCATTGATTTTGAGCTTTACATCGCCCCTGAATACTCGCTGAAAGCTGACCCTGCCAATGATATTGTTTTTGACCTTTACGATTCTGAGGGTAAAAATATTATCACGGGTGGTCGTGATAAAATCAAATACAAAAAGCAAAAAACCATCAAAGATAAAAGTGGTCAAGAGTTCAATCCTTTCATGCTCTACGTTAGCGGAGATGGGGGACGTACTCCTGAGGTTAAAAAGTCGTATTGGAAGAAATACGTTTACATCACTTTTGGTTTGATTGCTTTTGCTCTTTTGGGTTTTGTGTATACGTTTTATACGCTTTTTCAAGATATTAATAAGCCCTCATCAACGTCCGTACAACCTACGAATGAGCAAAATAGAACGGTAGAGTATGACTACTCCGCTCCGCCTCTTAATGCCGTTAAAGGCGCACGTGGCAATCTGCAAAGTTATGATGAGAATTCTACCTATAACCAATATGTAAAAGAGCCGTACCAAAACATCGAATCTCAAAACCTTTACCGTGTTTTCGTGATGGATAATGTCTATTTTATCGGCACACAGATTTTAAGTCTTGATGAGTTTAAAAAAATGATAGACAAACAGGTCTTTTTCGTAGTCTCCACACAACCTGTCTCTAAACGCTCCTTTTACGTCAATCTGCTTATTCACCAGTCCGTTATTAATAGCTTTGGACTTTCACGGGATTTTGACACGTCAGATGGCAAGAACAGGGCAAAAGGCACGGTCACTAAAACACAAAATTAG
- a CDS encoding rolling circle replication-associated protein, translating into MKYGLNSFDVENTQKKIDKQKDYQDNATFTTSNGTVKTLSDVSMSANISERYYAQLVNKVNTLQQAMTNLDLTPIFLTITLDGWFHSLFYGDYSDFSDGLLSKLPENDKYGYLRTKAMNQETFEVHDLYMVLRWQWDKFTSTRTFKNMRKDSKIGYLFATEPHESGVPHAHVLLYVPASYIFKLKEEFIKIFDAPMNITQDKKRLSPEQIKNGELNGFQWTISNPVGYILKYVTKSFMDIKNQAKIDELQAWYIKHRIVRFTTSHTLVPQWVYNKVYPLENDWLYLTDLKINSMCEWSAEDDYFKFEDTNLGKTLLYEKGLYKMFQDGELIREFGQLKEEKVQIRTLTYNNAKPCLKSSLKKEIHIPIPVHNSKNLHVGDMINGSCYPYFKRYPSPVLMDDDQLLYYFYSLSIDKTDFAHYTLTKNECIQRFLIKGQIESLNPIEF; encoded by the coding sequence ATGAAATACGGTCTCAATTCTTTTGATGTTGAAAACACTCAAAAGAAAATTGACAAACAAAAAGATTATCAAGATAATGCAACATTTACCACTTCAAACGGTACGGTTAAAACACTCAGTGACGTTTCCATGAGTGCGAATATATCGGAACGATATTATGCGCAACTTGTGAATAAGGTCAATACATTACAACAAGCGATGACAAATCTTGATTTAACGCCTATTTTTCTTACTATTACTCTTGATGGTTGGTTTCATTCTCTTTTTTATGGTGATTATTCAGATTTTAGCGATGGTCTACTTTCTAAACTCCCTGAAAATGATAAATATGGCTATCTACGCACAAAAGCAATGAATCAAGAGACATTTGAAGTGCATGATTTATACATGGTGTTAAGATGGCAATGGGATAAGTTTACAAGTACACGCACATTTAAAAACATGCGTAAAGATTCAAAAATAGGCTATCTTTTTGCCACAGAACCCCATGAGAGCGGTGTGCCTCATGCACATGTTCTTCTTTACGTTCCTGCTTCGTATATTTTTAAGCTCAAAGAAGAATTTATAAAAATTTTTGATGCTCCTATGAATATCACGCAAGATAAAAAACGCCTTTCCCCTGAACAAATTAAAAACGGAGAACTTAACGGTTTTCAATGGACGATTTCAAACCCTGTGGGATACATTCTCAAATACGTCACAAAGTCGTTCATGGATATAAAAAATCAAGCCAAAATTGACGAACTTCAAGCGTGGTACATTAAGCACCGTATTGTCCGCTTCACTACATCTCATACGCTCGTACCGCAATGGGTTTACAACAAAGTCTACCCTTTAGAGAACGATTGGCTTTATCTTACGGATTTAAAAATCAACTCCATGTGCGAATGGTCTGCGGAAGATGACTATTTTAAATTTGAAGACACAAACCTCGGTAAAACGCTTCTTTATGAAAAAGGACTCTATAAAATGTTTCAAGATGGTGAGCTAATCCGTGAATTCGGACAGTTAAAAGAAGAAAAAGTGCAAATTAGAACATTGACTTACAATAACGCAAAACCATGTTTAAAATCATCTCTTAAAAAAGAGATTCATATTCCTATTCCTGTACATAATTCTAAAAATTTACATGTAGGCGATATGATAAATGGCTCTTGCTATCCATATTTTAAAAGGTATCCATCACCTGTTCTCATGGACGATGACCAGCTCTTATACTATTTCTACTCTCTTAGCATAGATAAAACGGATTTTGCACACTACACACTTACAAAAAACGAATGCATCCAGCGTTTCCTTATCAAAGGTCAAATCGAATCTCTAAATCCAATAGAATTTTAG
- a CDS encoding phosphoadenosine phosphosulfate reductase family protein, with protein MKNFKHIYSLSGGQDSTAMTVRALELGLPVDYIIFCDTGNEFPEMYDYLYALDTWLLKKYGIGITRLRSKDTLETLCFSPFTKGKRKGIIRGVPYASSMSFCTRELKKNISRNFAKKVDGAYMYLGYVARERHRMHEATEQYIFNKYPLIDWEWNEDNVSAYLKEMGIYNSLYDHFTRTGCMFCPKQTLASWKALYAHFPQQYKIAQSWEHKAKELNAHIKTFRSDYSLDDLAFRFERELQKEKNDKQIKFSFDWNEENVSCFCK; from the coding sequence ATGAAAAACTTCAAACACATTTACTCATTATCAGGCGGTCAAGATAGTACCGCTATGACGGTTAGAGCTTTAGAGTTAGGTTTACCTGTTGATTATATTATCTTCTGTGATACAGGTAATGAGTTTCCTGAAATGTATGATTATCTTTATGCTCTTGATACTTGGCTTTTAAAAAAATATGGTATTGGAATAACTCGATTACGTTCTAAAGATACTTTAGAAACACTTTGTTTTTCTCCTTTTACAAAAGGAAAACGTAAAGGAATTATTAGAGGTGTTCCTTATGCTTCTAGCATGTCCTTTTGTACTAGAGAACTTAAAAAAAATATTTCTCGAAACTTCGCTAAAAAAGTGGACGGTGCTTACATGTACTTAGGTTATGTTGCACGTGAACGTCATCGTATGCACGAAGCAACTGAGCAGTACATTTTTAATAAATACCCTTTGATTGATTGGGAGTGGAATGAAGATAATGTATCTGCATACCTAAAAGAGATGGGAATCTATAACTCTCTATATGATCATTTCACACGTACTGGTTGTATGTTCTGCCCTAAACAAACACTTGCTAGTTGGAAAGCACTTTATGCACACTTCCCACAGCAATACAAAATTGCTCAATCATGGGAGCATAAAGCAAAAGAATTAAACGCTCATATCAAAACATTTAGAAGTGATTACTCTTTAGATGACCTAGCTTTTCGTTTTGAACGTGAACTACAAAAAGAAAAAAATGATAAACAG